The following coding sequences are from one Leishmania major strain Friedlin complete genome, chromosome 36 window:
- a CDS encoding vacuolar protein sorting-associated protein 45-like protein yields MNRILPCDTNMKVLLVDDGALPMIATAFSQTELLKHGVYLVESLNSAARQRNLMKMLRCYILLRPSLTSVEAACVELRMAKYRSYHIFFCGATSAEMLDRLANADNDSLVEEVQEVFCDFNAINKDAFVLETPPPQSLVSSFLSASQVRRLAEGLASLMVAQRRRPRIRYQKNSPFVQRLASELVNVLKSDPELYDYPARDTVLLLLDRNDDPLTPLLTPWTYQAMLHEHIGLRSNTLQLPADVQGAEKEGYVFSEHDDTFFANNMFNNWGDLCNNVKRYVDQCKEALNLDRPTATLEELKAFMQKIPQTKSLTGSVTKHTTVTTYLSGVLKKRNLLEISLLEQDMIASSDQSNHWTRLQSFASRPSTSQEDLTRLCLIYHLRYEKSRGTSQVAPYLDRVNSNYALLLSKLRQYYGLHRNTDRLFAATGVMAKIVKTFVDVGNIYTQHEPVLKRTLQQLYSGQLDTAFYPYLEQLTSSSGGGGVANAEHKPMEVIVYMCGGYTFEEAALVHGINARTAYKPADAASFAAGGSSIKASIGGEAVLNTHSFLSLLDQLSPS; encoded by the coding sequence ATGAACCGCATCTTGCCATGTGATACGAATATGAAGGTCCTCCTCGTAGACGACGGCGCGTTGCCAATGATCGCAACTGCCTTTTCGCAGACGGAGCTGCTCAAGCACGGAGTGTACCTCGTCGAGTCCCTCAACAgcgccgcgcggcagcggaacTTGATGAAGATGCTGCGGTGCTACATTCTGCTGCGGCCAAGTCTCACGAGTGTGGAGGCGGCATGTGTGGAGCTGCGTATGGCAAAGTACCGTAGCTATCACATCTTCTTCTGCGGCGCGACCAGCGCGGAGATGCTGGACCGCCTCGCGAACGCCGACAACGACTCGcttgtggaggaggtgcaggaggTGTTCTGCGACTTCAACGCCATCAATAAGGACGCCTTCGTGCTGgagacgccgccaccgcagtcgCTTGTGTCGTCATTCTTGTCAGCCTCGCAGGTGCGCCGGCTGGCGGAGGGGCTGGCCTCGCTcatggtggcgcagcgccggcgaccCCGCATTCGTTACCAGAAGAATAGCCCGTTTGTACAGCGCCTCGCCTCGGAACTCGTGAATGTGCTGAAAAGCGACCCCGAACTGTACGACTATCCCGCGCGGgacacggtgctgctgctgctagaCCGCAACGACGACCCGCTCACCCCGCTCCTCACCCCATGGACCTACCAAGCAATGCTCCACGAACACATTGGGCTGCGCTCCAATACGCTCCAGCTGCCGGCCGACGTGCAAGGAGCCGAAAAGGAAGGCTACGTCTTCTCCGAGCACGATGACACCTTCTTCGCCAACAACATGTTCAATAACTGGGGCGATCTGTGCAACAACGTGAAGAGGTACGTCGACCAGTGCAAAGAGGCGCTGAATCTCGACCGCCCCACAGCCACCCTCGAGGAGCTCAAGGCGTTCATGCAGAAGATTCCGCAGACGAAGAGCCTCACCGGGTCCGTCACAAAGCACACGACGGTGACCACGTATCTTTCCGGTGTCCTCAAGAAGCGCAACCTGCTGGAGATCTCTCTTTTGGAGCAGGACATGATCGCCTCCTCGGACCAGAGCAATCACTGGACACGCCTGCAGTCCTTCGCGTCGCGCCCCAGTACGAGCCAGGAGGACCTCACACGCCTCTGCCTCATCTACCACCTTCGCTATGAAAAGTCCCGCGGCACGTCGCAGGTGGCACCGTACCTCGACCGCGTCAACTCGAACTATGCCCTGCTCCTTAGTAAGCTGCGGCAGTACTACGGCCTTCATCGAAACACCGATCGCTTGTTTGCCGCTACCGGCGTCATGGCAAAGATTGTGAAGACGTTTGTGGATGTCGGCAACATTTACACTCAGCATGAACCGGTTCTGAAGCGCaccctgcagcagctgtacAGCGGCCAGCTCGACACCGCCTTCTACCCATACCTGGAACAGCTaacctcctcctccggcggcggcggtgtggcgAACGCGGAACATAAGCCAATGGAGGTGATCGTGTACATGTGCGGCGGGTATACATTcgaagaggcagcgctggtgcacgGCATCAACGCGCGCACCGCGTACAAGCCGGCTGATGCAGCCTCGTTTGCGGCCGGCGGAAGTAGCATTAAGGCGTCGATTGGCGGCGAAGCCGTTCTCAACACGCACTCCTTTCTGAGTTTGCTAGACCAGCTCTCACCATCGTAA